One part of the Candidatus Binatia bacterium genome encodes these proteins:
- the gatB gene encoding Asp-tRNA(Asn)/Glu-tRNA(Gln) amidotransferase subunit GatB translates to MSVSYEAVIGVECHVELKTVSKMFCGCANEFGGEPNTKICPVCLGMPGALPVPNAKAIELIVTAGLAFGSEIPAFSKFDRKNYFYPDMPKDYQISQYDMPLAVGGSVKYWLEDGTIKECRLTRIHLEEDTGKSTHAGSGDGRIAGSSYSLVDFNRAGVPLMECVSEPELHSAQEAVGYLASLRRTLLALGVSDVKMEEGSLRCDANVSIRPSGSSELGTKTEIKNMNSFRSVERAIESEIERQIALLTAGQRVVQETRGWDEVNGVTHSMRSKEEAHDYRYFPDPDLVPLELSRSDVERIKTGLPTLPSERFERYTAEYGVGAKQATQLVESAALGAYYDRVVALSGNAQQSSNFVLGDLSRLANDTGVAIAESRVAPEHLAELIALVESKRVNSKIAKELLARMWDGAGSPAAIVEREGLAQTSDPAAIEGFVAEVLAANPAVVADYKAGKTNVAGFLVGQVMKASRGKADPALVNELVKAKLAT, encoded by the coding sequence GTGAGCGTTTCGTACGAAGCGGTGATCGGCGTCGAGTGTCACGTCGAGCTCAAGACGGTCTCGAAGATGTTCTGCGGCTGCGCCAACGAGTTCGGCGGCGAGCCGAACACGAAGATCTGTCCGGTCTGCTTGGGCATGCCCGGCGCGCTGCCGGTGCCCAACGCGAAGGCGATCGAGTTGATCGTCACCGCAGGTCTCGCCTTCGGATCGGAGATTCCCGCGTTTTCGAAGTTCGACCGGAAGAACTACTTCTATCCGGATATGCCCAAGGATTACCAGATCTCGCAGTACGACATGCCGCTCGCCGTCGGCGGCTCCGTGAAATACTGGCTCGAGGACGGAACGATCAAAGAGTGCCGGCTGACGCGCATCCATCTCGAAGAGGATACGGGCAAATCCACGCACGCCGGATCCGGCGACGGACGAATCGCCGGAAGCTCGTACTCGCTCGTCGATTTCAATCGCGCCGGCGTCCCGTTGATGGAGTGCGTCTCGGAGCCGGAGCTCCACAGCGCGCAGGAGGCGGTCGGCTATCTGGCATCGCTGCGGCGCACGCTCCTGGCTCTCGGGGTCAGCGACGTGAAGATGGAGGAAGGCTCGCTACGGTGCGATGCCAACGTCTCGATCCGCCCCTCCGGCTCGAGCGAGCTCGGCACGAAGACCGAGATCAAGAACATGAACTCGTTCCGTTCGGTCGAGCGCGCGATCGAGAGCGAGATCGAGCGCCAGATAGCGCTCCTGACGGCGGGCCAACGCGTCGTGCAGGAGACGCGCGGCTGGGACGAGGTCAACGGCGTGACGCACTCGATGCGCAGTAAAGAGGAAGCGCACGACTACCGGTACTTTCCCGATCCGGATCTCGTTCCGCTGGAGCTCTCGCGATCCGACGTCGAGCGGATCAAGACCGGCCTTCCCACGCTGCCCTCGGAGCGCTTCGAGCGCTATACCGCCGAGTATGGCGTGGGGGCGAAGCAGGCAACGCAGCTCGTGGAGAGCGCCGCGCTCGGCGCCTACTACGATCGCGTCGTCGCGCTCTCGGGCAACGCGCAGCAGTCGAGCAATTTTGTTCTCGGCGATCTCTCGCGCCTCGCCAACGACACGGGCGTCGCCATCGCGGAGTCGCGCGTCGCGCCCGAGCATCTCGCCGAGTTGATCGCGCTCGTCGAGTCGAAACGCGTCAACTCGAAGATCGCGAAGGAGCTACTTGCGCGCATGTGGGACGGCGCCGGCTCGCCGGCGGCGATCGTCGAACGCGAGGGTCTCGCGCAGACGAGCGACCCCGCTGCGATCGAGGGCTTCGTCGCCGAGGTTCTCGCCGCGAACCCGGCCGTCGTGGCGGATTATAAGGCAGGAAAGACCAACGTTGCCGGCTTCCTCGTCGGCCAGGTGATGAAGGCATCGCGTGGCAAGGCCGATCCCGCTCTCGTGAACGAGCTGGTAAAGGCGAAGCTCGCCACGTAG
- a CDS encoding YqeG family HAD IIIA-type phosphatase: MAISGESVETRPAAGQASGGRVDRAEDTGDNRYNAEAMLGPDRFAPRLHDVSHEELEAAGIRGLILDLDNTLVGFRESELTREHLDWVARAHDRGFRIVMLSNNFSERVKRLAAQLDVACFPNALKPLPFGFLRAKKRLRMRRREIAVVGDQLFTDVLGGKLCGLYTILTEPIELKDFAVTRVFRFFERLMLRGRRA; the protein is encoded by the coding sequence GTGGCTATCTCGGGGGAATCGGTGGAGACGCGCCCGGCCGCGGGGCAGGCGAGTGGAGGGCGTGTGGACAGGGCCGAGGATACCGGGGATAACCGGTACAACGCAGAGGCAATGCTCGGCCCCGACCGCTTCGCCCCGCGTCTCCACGACGTATCGCACGAAGAGCTCGAGGCGGCGGGGATTCGAGGGCTCATCCTCGACCTCGACAACACGCTGGTCGGCTTTCGAGAGAGCGAGCTCACCCGAGAGCATCTCGACTGGGTAGCGCGGGCCCACGATCGCGGTTTTCGCATCGTCATGCTCTCGAACAACTTCTCAGAACGCGTGAAGCGGCTGGCGGCGCAACTCGACGTCGCTTGCTTTCCGAACGCGCTCAAGCCGCTGCCCTTCGGATTTTTGCGGGCGAAAAAGCGTCTGCGCATGCGCCGGCGCGAGATCGCGGTCGTCGGCGACCAGCTCTTCACCGACGTCCTCGGCGGAAAGCTCTGCGGTCTCTACACGATCCTCACCGAACCGATCGAGCTAAAAGACTTTGCCGTAACCCGCGTCTTTCGGTTCTTCGAGCGGTTGATGTTGCGGGGACGCCGCGCGTGA
- the rlmD gene encoding 23S rRNA (uracil(1939)-C(5))-methyltransferase RlmD, with amino-acid sequence MTSKERAPNAGTALRIGVELELAFTDLLANGQGVGRAGGIVVFCFGALPGERARVKVASVKQRYAVANLVEILEPSPQRAEPFCPVFGACGGCQVQHLAYPAQLAWKQGVVREALERIGGLHAVDVRPTIGMETPRAYRNKMALVVDDRTDPPSLGFYRQRTHAVVSIDACPVVAEPLDADLKAITKARNEAPVRAMLGEARHLVLRNAGASQRSVLTVTTARRSESVRRAAPALLRDLPGLAGVANSFDLASANAILGRRQSVVAGDGEIEESVGGVLYRFSAGSFFQVNVEMVGRVFAFIEPWIEGGGRILDLYCGVGTFALFFAKHGATVYGIEESPQAVTEARANARRNGLNERARFDPGRVELLAGTPKFEEALREAAVVFLDPPRKGCDEVTLGAVARACVPTLWYLSCDPATLARDSKFLVAKGYRLDTVQPFDMFPQTGHVEILVRLEYSHLAR; translated from the coding sequence TTGACGAGCAAAGAGAGAGCGCCTAACGCCGGAACGGCGCTCCGGATCGGCGTCGAACTCGAGCTCGCATTCACCGATCTGCTCGCCAACGGTCAAGGAGTCGGCCGTGCCGGCGGCATCGTCGTCTTTTGCTTCGGAGCGTTGCCCGGCGAGCGTGCCCGCGTCAAAGTCGCTTCCGTCAAACAACGCTACGCGGTAGCCAATCTCGTCGAGATCCTCGAGCCGTCGCCGCAGCGCGCGGAGCCATTCTGCCCAGTCTTCGGCGCCTGCGGCGGGTGTCAGGTGCAGCATCTTGCCTATCCGGCCCAGCTCGCCTGGAAACAAGGCGTCGTTCGCGAGGCGCTCGAGCGCATCGGCGGTCTGCACGCCGTAGACGTGCGGCCGACGATCGGCATGGAGACGCCGCGCGCCTACCGCAACAAGATGGCGCTCGTCGTGGACGATCGCACCGATCCGCCGTCGCTCGGATTCTACCGCCAGCGGACCCACGCCGTCGTTTCGATCGACGCTTGTCCCGTGGTCGCGGAGCCGCTCGACGCCGATCTCAAAGCGATAACCAAAGCGCGAAACGAAGCGCCGGTGCGGGCGATGCTGGGTGAAGCGCGCCATCTCGTTCTACGAAACGCGGGCGCGTCGCAGCGCAGCGTCTTGACCGTCACGACGGCGCGCCGCTCGGAGAGCGTCCGTCGCGCCGCGCCGGCGCTGCTGCGCGATCTCCCCGGTCTCGCGGGCGTGGCGAACTCCTTCGATCTCGCGAGCGCGAACGCGATCCTCGGCAGACGTCAATCGGTCGTCGCGGGCGACGGCGAGATCGAGGAGTCCGTCGGCGGCGTCCTCTACCGGTTCTCAGCCGGCTCGTTCTTTCAGGTCAACGTCGAGATGGTCGGGCGGGTCTTCGCCTTCATAGAGCCGTGGATCGAAGGCGGCGGGAGAATCCTCGACCTCTACTGCGGCGTCGGAACGTTCGCGCTCTTCTTTGCAAAGCACGGCGCGACGGTCTACGGGATAGAGGAGAGCCCGCAAGCCGTGACCGAGGCGCGCGCGAACGCGCGCCGGAACGGCCTCAACGAGCGGGCGCGCTTCGATCCCGGCCGGGTCGAGTTGCTCGCGGGGACGCCGAAATTCGAAGAAGCGCTGCGCGAGGCCGCCGTCGTCTTTCTCGATCCTCCGCGCAAAGGCTGCGACGAGGTGACGCTCGGCGCGGTCGCGCGCGCTTGCGTCCCTACGCTGTGGTATCTCTCATGCGACCCGGCGACGCTCGCACGGGATTCCAAGTTCCTCGTGGCCAAAGGCTACCGGCTCGACACCGTGCAGCCGTTCGATATGTTTCCGCAGACGGGGCACGTCGAGATCCTCGTTCGACTGGAGTATTCGCACCTTGCCCGATAG
- a CDS encoding Fe-Mn family superoxide dismutase: MTLHAPPAPYAPKKWDLSELHGISDATLELHFGLYEGYVKNTNLLNERLNEIRAAGKASGADPAYAELVRRLGFEYNGMRLHEYYFDNLTRRPGDMTGGRLYDALGESFGGFDEWKKDFVAVGGMRGVGWAIAYCDTTNGRVTNHWIGDHENGHIAGFAPIVVMDLWEHAYIKDYKPAEKGRYIEAFFANLDWKACESRLPNAP; the protein is encoded by the coding sequence ATGACACTTCATGCGCCCCCGGCGCCGTACGCGCCGAAGAAATGGGATCTCTCCGAACTGCACGGGATCTCCGACGCGACGCTCGAGCTGCACTTTGGACTCTACGAAGGTTACGTTAAGAATACGAACCTCTTGAACGAACGCCTGAACGAGATTCGGGCGGCCGGCAAGGCTTCGGGCGCCGACCCCGCCTATGCCGAGCTCGTTCGGCGGCTTGGATTTGAGTACAACGGCATGCGGCTGCACGAGTATTACTTCGATAACCTAACGCGGCGGCCGGGCGATATGACCGGCGGCCGGCTCTACGATGCGCTCGGCGAATCGTTCGGCGGCTTCGACGAGTGGAAGAAGGATTTCGTAGCCGTCGGCGGCATGCGCGGCGTCGGCTGGGCGATCGCCTACTGCGACACGACGAACGGGCGCGTCACGAATCACTGGATCGGCGACCACGAAAACGGCCATATCGCCGGGTTCGCGCCGATCGTCGTGATGGATCTCTGGGAACACGCCTACATCAAGGATTACAAGCCCGCCGAGAAGGGTCGCTATATCGAAGCCTTCTTTGCCAACCTCGATTGGAAAGCGTGCGAGTCTAGGCTCCCTAACGCGCCCTAG
- a CDS encoding Smr/MutS family protein, translating to MPLADSRTLDALDFAGIRDRVVSSTHTQRGKALALELAPLENFELVRAEQLRTEAVRSLMAGADLHVMPAIDTALLTEGANLGRTLAAADLRAIGDALAAAAAAHRSVHEHPDLEAVVAGYTPLRELTRSIADAIDERGAVLDRASPALGRIRRSLAQAQGDARDRVSSILNSSRYAKVIQERIVTVRNGRFVIPIKAEAASSLPSIVHDTSASGQTLFVEPLAALETNNRVRTLQIEEEREVQRILDSLSREVGARAAEIEANVEMLARVDVLAAKADVARRSESVAPELSDLPEIEIDRGRHPLLGERAVPQSLAIGEGTRLLVVSGPNMGGKTVALKTAGLFVAMAYCGMQLPAAGARIGRFERLVADIGDEQSLAANASTFSAHLDRMREILDGANVRTLAIVDEIGGGTEPSAGAALAIAMLERLLERGAWAIVATHSVELKLFAHSTAGVANASVRFDPETFEPTFELDLGTPGQSLAFPLAERLGIDPQIVERAASLLEGRERDYEAALAELAMRSAELREERAGMERERREAARELDALRGQRSALENERRAFGARAEERLQQSLREFLSSVQQRKPTAAQTTSLARTIETMRRELGLDAVREGGDEGATYAPGDRVRVLSLDQEGIVAEDWDERLLVSIGSMKAMVEKSDVRREGGAAVKSAPRAARGEARIAAAARTSETLDVRGRRYVEAEPLVERWIDDALLAGVSSLRLIHGKGTGMLGRGLQEHLRAHAAVKSVRYGTEEEGSTGVTLIELRA from the coding sequence ATGCCGCTCGCCGACTCACGCACGCTCGACGCCCTCGATTTCGCTGGCATCCGGGACCGCGTCGTCAGCAGCACGCACACGCAGCGCGGTAAGGCGCTCGCGCTCGAGCTGGCGCCGCTCGAGAACTTCGAGCTCGTCCGCGCCGAACAACTGCGCACCGAGGCGGTTCGCTCCCTGATGGCCGGCGCCGACCTTCACGTGATGCCGGCCATCGATACCGCGCTGCTGACGGAAGGGGCGAACCTCGGGCGCACGCTCGCCGCCGCCGACCTCCGGGCGATCGGCGACGCGCTCGCCGCGGCGGCCGCCGCGCATCGATCCGTTCACGAACATCCCGACCTCGAAGCGGTCGTCGCCGGCTACACGCCGTTGCGCGAGTTGACCCGCTCGATCGCCGACGCGATCGACGAGCGCGGCGCCGTGCTCGATCGCGCTTCGCCCGCGCTCGGCCGGATTCGTCGCAGCCTCGCCCAGGCGCAGGGCGACGCGCGCGATCGCGTCTCGTCCATTCTCAATTCGTCGAGGTACGCGAAGGTGATTCAGGAGCGGATCGTCACCGTTCGCAACGGCCGGTTCGTCATTCCGATTAAAGCCGAAGCGGCGTCGAGTCTGCCGAGCATCGTCCACGACACGAGCGCGAGCGGCCAGACGCTCTTCGTCGAGCCGCTCGCCGCGCTCGAGACAAACAATCGCGTTCGGACGCTGCAGATCGAAGAGGAGCGCGAGGTGCAGCGGATTCTCGACTCGCTCTCGCGAGAGGTCGGCGCTCGCGCAGCGGAGATCGAAGCGAACGTCGAGATGCTCGCGCGCGTGGACGTGCTCGCGGCGAAGGCCGACGTGGCGCGCCGCAGCGAGAGCGTCGCGCCGGAGTTGAGCGATCTCCCGGAGATCGAGATCGACCGCGGCCGCCATCCCCTGTTGGGCGAACGCGCCGTGCCGCAATCGCTCGCCATCGGCGAAGGCACGCGCCTGCTCGTCGTAAGCGGTCCGAATATGGGCGGCAAGACCGTCGCGCTCAAGACCGCCGGGCTCTTCGTCGCGATGGCGTACTGCGGAATGCAGTTGCCCGCGGCCGGCGCGCGCATCGGCCGATTCGAGCGCCTCGTGGCCGACATCGGCGACGAGCAATCGCTCGCGGCGAACGCGTCGACGTTCAGCGCGCATCTCGACCGGATGCGCGAGATCCTCGACGGCGCGAACGTGCGAACGCTGGCCATCGTGGACGAGATCGGCGGCGGCACCGAGCCGAGCGCCGGCGCGGCGCTCGCGATCGCGATGCTCGAGCGCCTGCTCGAGCGAGGCGCCTGGGCGATCGTCGCGACGCACTCCGTCGAACTCAAGCTCTTCGCGCACTCGACGGCGGGCGTCGCGAACGCGAGCGTGCGCTTCGATCCCGAGACGTTCGAGCCGACGTTCGAGCTCGACCTGGGAACGCCGGGGCAGTCGCTCGCCTTTCCGCTCGCGGAACGTCTGGGCATCGATCCGCAGATCGTAGAGCGCGCCGCGTCGTTGCTCGAAGGGCGCGAACGCGATTACGAAGCGGCGCTGGCCGAACTCGCCATGCGCAGCGCCGAACTGCGCGAGGAGCGCGCCGGGATGGAACGCGAGCGCCGTGAGGCCGCGCGCGAGCTCGACGCGTTGCGTGGCCAGCGGAGCGCGCTCGAGAACGAGCGGCGCGCGTTCGGCGCGCGCGCCGAGGAGCGCCTGCAACAGAGTCTGCGCGAGTTTCTTTCGAGCGTGCAACAGAGAAAGCCGACGGCGGCGCAGACGACCTCGCTTGCGCGGACGATCGAAACGATGCGCCGCGAGTTAGGGCTCGATGCGGTGCGCGAAGGCGGCGACGAGGGCGCGACGTACGCGCCCGGCGATCGCGTGCGCGTGCTCTCGCTCGATCAAGAGGGGATCGTCGCCGAGGATTGGGACGAGAGGTTGCTCGTTTCGATCGGTTCAATGAAGGCGATGGTGGAGAAGAGCGACGTGCGGCGTGAAGGCGGGGCAGCGGTGAAATCTGCTCCGCGCGCGGCGCGGGGCGAGGCGCGGATCGCGGCCGCGGCGCGCACGAGCGAGACGCTCGACGTCCGAGGCCGGCGCTACGTCGAAGCCGAGCCGCTCGTCGAGCGCTGGATCGACGATGCGCTGCTCGCCGGCGTCTCGTCGCTGCGGCTGATTCATGGCAAGGGCACCGGCATGCTCGGCCGCGGCCTACAGGAGCACTTGCGCGCCCACGCGGCCGTCAAGAGCGTGCGTTACGGCACCGAAGAAGAGGGTTCGACCGGCGTCACGCTGATCGAGTTGCGGGCATGA
- the gatA gene encoding Asp-tRNA(Asn)/Glu-tRNA(Gln) amidotransferase subunit GatA: MADERIERSAAQIARDIASGSISAAEIAEATLAHVERADGTIGAYLTVLADRARAHAARVDERVRAGERLPLAGVPLAVKDNMCLDGTRTTCGSKILEHWIAPYTATAVARMIEAGAVPIGKTNCDEFAMGSSCENSALGVTRNPYDTGRVPGGSSGGSSAAVAAYEAAIGLGSDTGGSIREPGAFCNLIGFKPTYGRVSRYGLIAFASSLDQIGPLTRTVEDAALAYDAMAGYDPMDATSIDRPVEKTATALRDDLRGLRIGIVREFDPKPLGSEMEALYRAAYRDLERLGAELVEVALPTAEYGLPTYYLIAPAECSSNLARFDGVRYGLRVEGDDVRQMYDKTRAAGFGPEVKRRILIGTHALSSGYYDAYYVRAQKARTLIARDFERAYAACDLIACPAASCPAFEFDAKSDPYSMYLMDYYTIPMSLAGLPALSVPCGWATPEGGSLPMPIGLQLCAPLFGEPLLLGAAHAYERATQHALARKPAFEGARA; encoded by the coding sequence ATGGCCGACGAGCGGATCGAACGCAGCGCGGCGCAGATCGCGCGCGACATTGCATCGGGCAGCATCAGCGCGGCCGAGATCGCGGAAGCGACCCTCGCTCACGTCGAGCGCGCCGACGGAACGATCGGCGCCTACCTGACCGTGCTCGCAGACCGCGCGCGCGCGCATGCCGCGCGCGTCGACGAGCGGGTGCGCGCCGGCGAGCGTCTTCCGCTGGCCGGAGTTCCGCTGGCGGTCAAAGACAACATGTGCCTCGACGGCACGCGCACGACGTGCGGCAGCAAGATCCTCGAGCATTGGATCGCGCCGTACACGGCGACCGCCGTCGCGCGGATGATCGAAGCGGGCGCCGTTCCGATCGGCAAGACGAACTGCGACGAGTTCGCGATGGGCAGTTCGTGCGAGAACTCCGCGCTCGGCGTGACGCGCAATCCATACGATACGGGTCGCGTCCCGGGTGGATCGAGCGGTGGATCGTCGGCCGCCGTCGCCGCGTACGAGGCGGCGATCGGACTCGGGAGCGACACCGGCGGCTCGATTCGCGAGCCCGGCGCGTTCTGTAATCTCATCGGCTTCAAGCCGACCTACGGACGCGTCTCGCGCTACGGCTTGATCGCGTTCGCGTCGAGCCTCGATCAGATCGGCCCGCTGACGCGAACGGTCGAGGATGCCGCGCTCGCCTACGACGCGATGGCTGGGTACGATCCGATGGACGCAACCTCGATCGACCGGCCGGTGGAGAAGACCGCGACGGCGCTGCGGGACGATCTGCGCGGCCTGCGGATCGGCATCGTCCGAGAGTTCGATCCGAAGCCGCTCGGAAGCGAGATGGAGGCGCTCTATCGCGCGGCCTACCGCGATCTCGAAAGACTCGGCGCCGAACTCGTCGAGGTAGCGCTGCCGACCGCCGAGTACGGCCTGCCGACCTACTATTTGATCGCGCCGGCGGAGTGCTCGTCGAACCTTGCGCGGTTCGACGGCGTACGTTACGGCCTGCGAGTCGAGGGCGACGACGTGCGGCAGATGTACGACAAGACGCGCGCCGCCGGTTTTGGGCCCGAAGTAAAGCGCCGCATCCTGATCGGCACGCACGCGCTCTCGAGCGGCTACTACGACGCCTACTACGTCCGCGCGCAGAAGGCGCGGACGCTCATCGCGCGCGATTTCGAACGAGCCTATGCGGCGTGCGACCTCATCGCGTGCCCCGCGGCGAGTTGTCCCGCGTTCGAGTTCGACGCGAAGAGCGATCCGTACAGCATGTACCTCATGGATTACTACACGATTCCGATGTCGCTCGCGGGCCTGCCGGCGCTCAGCGTGCCGTGCGGCTGGGCGACGCCGGAGGGCGGGAGCCTGCCGATGCCGATCGGCCTCCAGCTCTGCGCACCGCTCTTCGGCGAGCCGCTGCTGCTCGGCGCCGCGCACGCGTACGAGCGCGCGACGCAGCACGCGCTCGCGCGCAAACCCGCTTTCGAAGGAGCGCGGGCGTGA
- the gatC gene encoding Asp-tRNA(Asn)/Glu-tRNA(Gln) amidotransferase subunit GatC, giving the protein MPDSIDIAYVAKLARLALTDEEVETFGRQLGDLLGHVNALAELDIASVPATAQVVESRNVARDDVLRPCLDRERVLAEAPQRQGGFFRVPRIIAE; this is encoded by the coding sequence TTGCCCGATAGCATCGACATCGCGTACGTCGCCAAGCTGGCGCGCCTCGCACTAACCGACGAAGAGGTGGAAACCTTCGGGCGGCAGCTCGGCGATCTGCTCGGGCACGTCAACGCGCTCGCGGAACTCGATATCGCGAGCGTGCCGGCGACGGCGCAGGTCGTGGAGTCGCGCAACGTCGCGCGCGACGACGTTTTGCGCCCGTGCCTCGATCGCGAGCGCGTCCTCGCGGAGGCGCCGCAGCGGCAGGGCGGCTTCTTTCGCGTGCCCCGCATCATCGCGGAGTAG